The sequence below is a genomic window from Brevibacillus agri.
CATGCGAAGGAAGAAGCGGCGAGAGAGGGCCTCGGCTTCATCGAGCCAGCGTTCGCTTTTCATTGGGCGAGCAACCGCCAACTGCAAGTTCTGGTGACGCTTCCGGAACAGGAGACAAAGGAGCGGGACTGGACGGAATACGTGCTTAGCGCGGCCGGAGCCAAGTCGGCAAAAGGCGCGGTCGTCGGCGATTCCAACGCCTTTCACGCCGTCGTGCTGCCGCCTGCGCAAATTTGGCGCGTTTCCGTAGACGGCAAAGTGCGCGAAAAGCTGACTGACTTTTCCGTTATGACCAGTATGGAGCTGCTCGACCGCGAGCAACGGTACGTGCTGCAGAGCCGCTTTACGAAGTATTGCGAGTGCGACGCCCGCTATCCGATGCTCTACTCGATTTACGATACGAAAACAAAGCAGCGGACTCCGTATCCGGTCGAGTTGACAGACAACTACCGCGGAGAGGGCGTATTTTTTGCCGATCGGCGCGGGTTCTTTTACGCCCAGCCGGAGCAAGGAACAACCGTTCCGAACAGCGACAGCGTCACCCGTGTCCAGGTACAAGGGTATGTGCACGGAGCCAGCTTTAGCCACGATCAGAAGCAGTTGCTGATGGCGGTGGGGCGAGCGGACCAGAAAAAAGACCTGGATCTGGTCGTGTACGACTTGGGAAAAGGAACAGAGAAGCGGATTGCCGGGGCGATCAAAGGCTGGATTCCGACGAGCGAGTTCAACGGGGAAGTGCTGCCTGTCTCCTTCCATGACGACGGCCGCTACGCCACGTTTGCCATGAGAAGCGAGGAAGCGGGCTTTGTGGAGATTCGCCAGCGCTACGACTGGAAGAGCGGCAAGGTCATCGACTGGCATCCCCCGGTTCCGGCTGATTTCTGGTCCGGGTATGTCCAGTCGACAGACGGGGAGTACCAAATGTACTGGAATGCAGGGCTGTTCAAGGGCAACGTGCAGTTGATGGACATGCGCGGCCAGGGCCTGTGGCTGCCTGGCACGCACCGCTATTTGTTTACCGAATGGGAAAAAGCCGCGCAGGAAACCGACTTGAAGCAGTCGCTGTACTTGTTTGACGCCGATACGAAGCAGCAGTCTGTGCTCGTGTCGGGCCTTCCTGCGGGGCTTTCCCTCCTGGGAGCGAGCGCGGACGGCAAATGGCTGTACGTGATGACGGATCGGACGCTGGCTTTCTAGCTTGTGACGGCTGGCCAGACCTGACGCTAGGCTTCGTACTCGTCGGCCAGCATGGATAAAACAACCAGCGATTCGTAAGTGTCCCCTGTTTTCAGGCAGTCGCGCAAGATTCCTTCTTCGCGGAAGCCTTCGGACAGGTAGAGCGCGCGGGCTACGCCGTTTGTTTCCTTGACGTCCAGCCACAGCCGATGGGCTTTTTGTTCGCGAAAAGCCCACTCTTTAATCTGGCGCAGGACACGACGGCCGTAGCCGTGCCTTTTTACTGCCATCGTAATGCGCAAGAGCTCAATCGAATGGTGCGGACTGGCCAGCCCGGCGATGATGACGTAGCCGACGGGGTGGCCTGTTTCTGTTTTCTCGGCGATCATGTGCAAGATGTCGGGATCATCCAAAGCCTCGCGGTGGCGCTCTTCCGGCCACGGAAGGATGAACGGGGCATTTTCTGGCGCTTGCTCCACGTCGCAGACGAACGGGAGGTCTGTCGGTACAGTCAGTCGCAGGCGGACGGTCATGCGGGTCACCTCTTCTTTTTTGCTAACATTTGGCTGCCATCAACGCATTTCCGTCGGGATCTTTGAAGGTGAACCAGTGCCCGTGCTGGATGGGGCTGGTCAGCTCCACGCCAAGCTCCTCCAGGAAGCGATAAGCGGCGTCGATGTCGCGGACAGCGACGAAAATGCCTCCGATTTCGGCGTGCAAGGGAGAAGCGGTCATGGGCAACAATCCCTTTCGGTGCGGTATGGTATGCTTGTTAGGAATGCCAGCCGAAGCGAGCCTGCATAATCGGGCACGAAATGTCGGATGGCTTCGTTTGGCGTCTGCTATTCTGTGGTGGTGAGGGAGGTCGTTTTCATGGATTTGCTGCAAAAGCTGAATGAAGCTTTGGACTACATCGAGGAACATCTCGCTGGCGAGATCGACTTCAAGGAAGTCGCCCGGGTGGCGTGCTGCTCGGAATACCACTTCAAAAGAATGTTCTCGTCCTTGGCGGGCATTCCGCTCTCGGAGTACATCCGGCGCAGGCGCATTACACTCGCGGCTTTCGACCTGAAAGACAGCAAGCTGAAGGTGATCGACATCGCCGTCAAGTACGGGTACAACTCGCCTGACTCGTTCGCTCGCGCCTTTGCCCAGATGCACGGGGTGACGCCCAGCGAAGCGAGAGCCAGCGGGCAGTCCTTGAAAGCCTATCCGCGAATGACCTTTCATCTATCCATCAAAGGAGGCAGTGCCATGAATTACCGCATGGAAGAAAAAGAGGCATTTCGCATCGTCGGCTTGAAGAAAAGGGTTCCGCTGATCTACAACGGGGTGAATCCCGAGATTGCCGCCATGTGGGCGTCACTCGACGCCGAGAAGATCCGCCTGCTCAAGTCGCTTTCCAATGTAGAGCCGCTCGGGATGTTGAGCGCATCCACGAACTTTTCCGACGGCCGCCTGGACAACGGCGAGCTGGACCATTACATCGGAGTGGCGACTACGCTGGACTGCCCGGAGAGCCTGGCGAAGCTGGAAGTCCCGGCCTCTACGTGGGCCGTCTTCGAAGCCGTAGGGCCTTTTCCGGATACGCTGCAGGACGTCTGGGGGCGCATCTACTCCGAATGGTTTTTGTCTTCCGGCTACGAGCTGGCCGAAGGTCCGGAGATGCTGTGGAATGCTGACAAAGACACGACATCGCCGACGTTTCGCAGTGAAATCTGGATTCCGGTTGTCAAAAAATAACATATCGTATGGGATTCGCACACGCTCGGCCAAACACCTGCCAGCGTGTGCTTGTCTTTGCAGAAATAATTACCATGTTTTTTTTCGGAGGGACAGGTATAAAAACGAACATACGTTTGCTATAATAAGAACAAAGTTCATATAGGAACACAAGTTCTTGTTCAGGGGATGATGGTGATGCCTAATGCGGGCAAACGGATTGTTTTTTTGATCGATATGCAAAGCTTTTATGCCAGCATTGAAAAAGCGGCGAATCCGGCGCTGCGCAATCAGCCGATCGTGGTCGCCGGCGATCCGCAGCGGCGCAGTGGAGTGGTGCTGGCCGCGTGTCCGATTGCGAAATCATACGGAGTGATAACGGCAGAAGCGCTGTGGCAAGCGCAACAAAAATGTCGACAGCTCGTGGTAGTGCGCCCGCGCATGGAGCACTACCTTCAGGTGTCGATGCAGATCACGCGCATCTTCCAGTCGTTTACCGATCAGGTGGAGCCGTACTCGGTCGACGAGCAGTTTCTCGATGTGACAGGCAGCGTCCACTTGTTTGGCGATCCGCTGGAGCTGGCTGCCCAGATTCGGCAGCGCGTCTGGCTGGAGACGGGAGTCAACTGCCGGGTCGGAATTGGAGAGAACAAGGTCCTCGCGAAAATGGCCTGTGACAACTTCGCCAAAAAGCAGGAAAGCGGGATATTTTGGCTCAAGCGGGCAGAGCTGGCCGACACGCTGTGGCGGCTGCCCATCGAAAAACTGTTCGGGGTAGGCTCGCGCATGAAGCGCCATTTTCACCGGATGGGCGTCTATCAGATCGGCCAGCTCGCTGCGCTCAGCCCCGCCGTGCTCATCCGCCACTGGGGCGTGAATGGCGAGGTGCTGTGGCGCACAGCGCACGGCCTGGACGACTCGCCGGTTTCGTTGAACGAATACGGGACACAAAAAGGGATCGGCCACCATATGACGTTGCCGCGCG
It includes:
- a CDS encoding AraC family transcriptional regulator, yielding MDLLQKLNEALDYIEEHLAGEIDFKEVARVACCSEYHFKRMFSSLAGIPLSEYIRRRRITLAAFDLKDSKLKVIDIAVKYGYNSPDSFARAFAQMHGVTPSEARASGQSLKAYPRMTFHLSIKGGSAMNYRMEEKEAFRIVGLKKRVPLIYNGVNPEIAAMWASLDAEKIRLLKSLSNVEPLGMLSASTNFSDGRLDNGELDHYIGVATTLDCPESLAKLEVPASTWAVFEAVGPFPDTLQDVWGRIYSEWFLSSGYELAEGPEMLWNADKDTTSPTFRSEIWIPVVKK
- a CDS encoding GNAT family N-acetyltransferase, with protein sequence MTVRLRLTVPTDLPFVCDVEQAPENAPFILPWPEERHREALDDPDILHMIAEKTETGHPVGYVIIAGLASPHHSIELLRITMAVKRHGYGRRVLRQIKEWAFREQKAHRLWLDVKETNGVARALYLSEGFREEGILRDCLKTGDTYESLVVLSMLADEYEA
- a CDS encoding VOC family protein; its protein translation is MTASPLHAEIGGIFVAVRDIDAAYRFLEELGVELTSPIQHGHWFTFKDPDGNALMAAKC
- a CDS encoding DNA polymerase IV; protein product: MPNAGKRIVFLIDMQSFYASIEKAANPALRNQPIVVAGDPQRRSGVVLAACPIAKSYGVITAEALWQAQQKCRQLVVVRPRMEHYLQVSMQITRIFQSFTDQVEPYSVDEQFLDVTGSVHLFGDPLELAAQIRQRVWLETGVNCRVGIGENKVLAKMACDNFAKKQESGIFWLKRAELADTLWRLPIEKLFGVGSRMKRHFHRMGVYQIGQLAALSPAVLIRHWGVNGEVLWRTAHGLDDSPVSLNEYGTQKGIGHHMTLPRDYHTAKEIKVVLLELCEEVCRRARQKERMGSVLSIGCRGANLAAGEGFGRQMKLAEATNDAMALYEAACRLFERHWTGGPVRSIGVTLGQLVPDNIVQLNLFTDTHKRRSLAQAMDDIRARFGQDAILRAASALEAGQAKERARKIGGHYK